The genomic region GAGGATGGTGAGTTTCTGTTTATGCTGGTGGGAGGGTCTCTCCTGGGGTTTCTGCTTTCTCAGTGAAGCAGAGTGAAGAGTCTGCTGCGGGCGGTGGGGGCAGAGTTGGAGGAGTAAGAGGTTTAAGGACAGAACAGAAGTCTTCAGCTGGATTCTGGGGAGGATGAGAAAAGAAGCTGGCAAAGAAAACCACAGAAGAACTGCTGGGAGGATAGAGGACCAGGGGCAGCTAGAGACCATGGATTTAGAACCATAGCATATCCTTCAGCAGGACTTTTCTTTGTAGCAATCAGCTGCCAGGGCGTGGGTGTAGAGAAGGTGGACAGTTGGATTCTATTCTTAGGTTCCTTAAAGTCCTAGGAGATTTTTGTGCCTGAAGAGGAACACTAGCCACCATCTGTGCTTTATTTGTTGTCTAATTTATTTACTTCACAAAACTACTTATGCAAAAATTGTCTATATATTTAAACACTATTTATATAACCAAGTCAAAATCTATACATTTTGCAAATCAAATTATCTAAACATTGATCGCAAATTTAAATCTTCCTACACATTTCAATAGAATCATCATTATAATATGTCAGCTTCTCTACATGCTTCAAACATTTTGGTAAAGCACATGTATAAGGATTATAAACTTTTTTACACTTACACTCATTATAAAACTGGGTTTGTAAACCCAAGAGGACATTATCTCAATTCAGACCAATTATTGAATTTAGATATCCAATAGAAGAATATTATCTCAGTGAGATGATGTTTTGAATTGTTAAtcaaattattaattattatcattaattCTGAATTCTTGGTTGGGACTTGGGAACTACTTGACCTTCTAAGATGATGAAAATATGAGCCAGTGTTTATCTTATACATCACTGGAACTTTTCAAGTCCACACTTTCCCCACAAATTAGTGTAATGTAACTGGATACTTtctctttaaattatttcatgtttAAGTGTAATGATTATAACATGCAGATGTCCCAAAGATGTCCGCACCCAAACCTCCTGTGTTTAATGGTAAAGGGACATTTTCTATGTAATTAAAGTTAAAGGTCTTAAAATACAGAGATTTCCTGGATTATCTGTGTGGGCCCAACCTTATCATATGAGCCATTAAAGTTAGAGAATTTTTAAAGTCAGAGACATAACCTAAGGGTAGGTCAGAGAAGTACTGTGAGAAGTACTTGGCCTGACCTTTTTGGCCCAGAGATTGATGGGTAGGAAACTCAATCCTACAACTATGAGGAACTGAATTCTAAATGAGCTTGGGAATGGATTCTTTCAGTTCAGTAAAGATGGCAGCCCTGCCTACATGACCTAATGAAATCCCGAGCAGAGAATCCAGTCATGCTTTGCTGGACTTCTGACCtatagaaactgtgagataataaatcagTCAAAGTGTGTTAAGACACTAACTTTGTGGTAGTTGTTACAGGgcaatagaaaactaacacaataaCTTTACTGGCATCATTTACAAATTTATTTAgctcatttacatttttacaaACTCCCCCAATACCCCCAATATTGCTGTTTTCCCCAATATCCAATCTCcccttttttcttattatataacTCCTGACATTTAGCTGGATATGGTTGTCTGGAATAAGGACTTATTTTCTAGCCTTTCCACCCCTACCCGATGTGGGTATATATGACAAAATTCTAGCCAATGAGATGCAATCAGAATTTTTGGATGTACCTCTCAGAAAGCTTCTTTTAAAGGAAATGGGtgtgtccttccttcctccttcctggggACTGTAAGGCTGATGTAATGACTGGAGCTCAAAGAGACATCTTGGGTCAGAAGGTGATATGCTAAAGGCGGTGGAACAGCAAGAAAGGAAATTGGGCTGTGATGATCATACAACTGCCATCCACTCCGGGACTCTTTATTTGCAGATTCTCCTATGTGAGGCAGAAATAATCTACCATTTTGTTTAAGCCAGTATTATTTTGGGTTTTATTGTTACTGTAATCTGATTATAATTAGTAGGGTAGTATAGAGGCTTTCTTTCCCAAGAAATGAAGGATCATGTTTGAGCAGTGAGCAGTTATCTTTTGGATGTTTGACTAATTCATCATCATGTAACACACTGCTGGAATTTCTTCCTTCCTAGTTGTAATATATGACCAGATGGTGCCAATCAATCTCTTTCATTTTTGGTGCAGTTCcaattttttctggaattactCAGAGCGCTCTTGATCCACCCATCCCTACTTATgcagataaggaaaataaatgtgCCTTATGAATAAATATAATATCTGCTACATTTATACTCTTCTACTTatcaaaattaactaaaaatatcCTATTATGGTCATACTTCTTCACTCAGTATATTAACTACATTTTTGCACCTTGTAtagttgcttttttctttttgaaaatcacAACAGAGTtgtggattttaaaaattcaccttaTTCCAATTAactatattattttccttttgatcaTCAAATTGTCACAAATTCCACAAAGGTCAATTTGTGGAAGCCTATTAAAATTGGCTCCTTTGCCTTCATAGATCTAccctattcattaaaaaaaaaaatctttgcttttcATCTTCACCAGTAGGTTCAAGGCCTAGAGTTATTCATGGCATGGAACTATTCTCTGAGGGAGCCTGAATCCCTTTAAAGGTGAATAATATTTGAGGCAAAGATCCAGGTGCTAAGAATGCACGTCAGATTTTTCCCTGATGTTGTTTCACGCTACTTTAGTGATAAAGTTTGAAAAAGTAATTTCTTTTGGAAAACCACAACTTCACATTGGTATTTCCTATTTAACTCAAGCACTACCAAATCCTTTTTTATTTGACTCTAACAtacaattttacatttattgtCTCTACAACATATCTTCTTGTATCCTGTAATCCCGGAACCTAGCTGAAACAGCATCTTCTCTCTTTAGCGATCCTATAGCATCTCACCGACCATCATTCTCTAATTACTTTACTGATAGGGTCATCCATGCTGGGCCAATGGGACAGAGAGGTGAGACAAAGTTTATAACACTGGCAGGAGAGTGGTTGAAGAGATGCACCATGGAACCCAAGGTAACAGGAAGTCTGAGAAGGAGGATAAGATGCCATAAatcaggagaaagaagagaggttGTGGGATGTGTGAAATAGGAACAGTGAAGGTCAGTAAGAGAGCTGGGAGGAAGGAGGTGGTGGTCAGAGCATGAAGTGATCGAACTTCAGACTATAAAGGTAGAGCAACGCTAGGAGGCAGCCACAGTCACTGATGTGTTCCATGCCTGGAGACCTACCCTGGCCTGTGTGTGACCCACCTCTATCTCCAGCTGCCAAAAGAAGCTCTGTATACCTGCTCTCAGCCAAAGCAAACATACACACCCCATGTCTTGGGTGGAGAGGTGAGGGCCAGAGTCCATCTGGGATCTGCCACAAATAGATGCCTGGGTTCACCGTCTACTGGCTGCCCCAGTGTACATGGAAAGTGTGTACTGTGTTCAGGCTGGGTGCATGCCCCCTTCCTGCTGCACCAGTCACGGGCTCTCAGCTGTTCTGCCGCCTTCCCTACACTTCTGCTAGTGGCtgagcctccctcctgccctggcccACACAGTGCTGGCTCAGCTTCTGACTGCAATGGCTGAGACCTGCCTGTGATGCTGGCACTCCTCACAGGAAGGAGCCTGCTGGGTATGCTAAGGCTGGCCCATCTGGTCCCATGCAGGGGCCTGTCAGGCTCACCTGAACCACCTGTTCCCAAATAGCACCAAGCaggaagcaggggtgggggggtgggggagagaaagagcagaGTCTGCAAAGTAGCACAGGTCTCCCTACCTGCCAAACCCTGCCCTGATCTGAGGACTGCAGTGGGAGGCTGGGGGGGCAATTGTGGGGGTGGAGTAAGAAGGGCAGGTCCTGAGACACCAGAGCTCTACTCCTCACCTTGGATGTCTGGCACAGGGTCCCATGCAAGCAAGTGGAATAAAAATGCAGCCAGAGGGCATCTCTCTCCTGCCTTAAAGACACTACTtctggggcagagggcagagggcaaaGGTCAGGGGCTAGGCTTCCATCCTTGAAAGGCTTGAGTCCTCAGAGTGGGAAAATAAGGAAGCCAGAGAAGCTTGAATATTTCCAGCCACCCAGCAGGTTCCCTCTACGCAGGCGCAGAGATACCCGGTCTCCAGGGTCCAGGGGCAGCAGCACAGAGCTGGTGGCCGCCTCCCGGGTCACATCTGGATCGTTGGCAAAGGCCGAGACGACAGGCCATGTGTTCAGCATCAGGCTCACCTGGGGAGGGGAATCCAGTTAGCACCTCTCCCTGGCCCTCACCCCAGGAACTCCACTCCCCTCCTTTACTCTAGCCCCAGAGAGACACTCTGGAACCTGGGGCTCAGTGCGCCCTCCTGGATGGCTGAGAGGTGGCCAGCACTGGACTCTGTGCCTCCTTGATAGTCTCTGCTAAGCAGGCCCTGCCCCCACTTGCTCCTGGCCCTCCAGGATGTAGGTTAATGGAGGTCTGCCTGGGGGTCCCCTGTggtcccctcctcccttcccctcttgaGCCAGGAATGGGACAGGGCCTAGGGTTCAGGTCACCTGGACAGTTTGGCGGTTGTACACCTTCACCACATGGAATCGGAAGCTGTAGACGCCCCGCACAGGGGCCACGAAGGAGCCAGAGGTGCGGTCAAAGCCACCTCCCTCGTTCACCAGGACCTGTGGGAAGCAGACCCTGCTGAGTGGGGCTAGGGGATGCCTGGGGCTCCGAGAAGCCACGGCATTGGGGGAAGGGGCAGTGAGTAAGGAAAGGAAGGGGTGGTAAGTAGACTAAACAGGAAGAATGAACAGATTGAAAAGAAATgatgagaaagggaaggaaggtaTGGTGGGAGTGAAGGGAAAGCAGACGGGCAGCGGGCCCCACAGCAGGGCCATTTCCTTAGCAGCAGAGTGGGTTTGGACGGTGATTCCAGGTCTTTGCAGGGTAGGGGCATTACCTGGTCGAAGTAGATGGCTCCACTGGTGCCATTGCTGATCTCCCCTGCGGGCTCGTGGTGGTGGCTGCGGACTGCAGCAAATGCCACTCTTCCAGGGGGCGCCTCTCCCAGGGCTGCTCCCCCTGGCCCTCCTGCAGCAGCTCTGCCGGGCTCACAGACCACCAGGCACTCGCCTTCCAGGAGGACTGGCTCTGTCCCCTCCTGGGCCCACCCGGCCCTCAGGGCCAGAAGTGTGAGGGCCAAAGGCAACCCCAGGCTGAGGGAGGGACGTGGCGGCCAGGGTCGCTTTGTTCCCAGCATGGCTGAGTGGCTCTGTGACCCACAAACCTTCTCTTTCTGCTCCTTGGTTCTTCCCGCCTCTCCCACAGGCTCTCACCACCCCTCAACCTGCTTCTCAGCGCTCTCTCTGGGACTCCTGGTCACCTGGTCTTGGCGTCTCTCTCCATCCGTCTCCATGCCCCACGACTCTGTCCTGCCTCTCACTCCTGCTGTCACTGCAGTTCCCTCCTCCTTGGCCGGGCACAAAATAACAGCAGTTGGGCtttgggagggagaggagaaatgAGACAGCCAGACAGGAGGGCTGAAACCAGAACCCCAGGGCAGCCCCCTCCGGAGAGCACTGCAGGCTGGAACTGGGACCACAGAGAACATGGGTGTAAGATTGtgagtgcacgtgtgtgtgtgtgtgtgtgtgtgtgtgcccgcaTATCTGTGACATTCCCTTCCTCTTCACTCCTCCCCTCTTCAAAATCCTTCACAAGTCAGCAGCCCTCTTAGCAGTATCTTTTCCACTGTTGGAAGAAAGGGAATGTTCTTGTGTTTTCCCCCTAACTGTTTTGGTGGAAAGTGCTTGGGTCAAGGGTGTCACTATCCTGTGACCCTGGGccagtctttttctttccctggtCTTCTATATTGTTATCCGAAGGGACTGCATTCGTCCCTTTAAGGCCCTCTTCACCTCCATCTCTCCATGAAGTGGTTCCTCATTCCTGAGAAACAACTGCGCGGAGCGACTCAACTCCGAGGAGCGCGAGGAGCACTGACCCGGCAGGCTTGCAGCCACGGCgggcgagggggcggggcggggcgggccggccgggggcggggccgggggcggggccccgATTGGGGCCAGGGCCGGGGCCGCGGCCGGGGctcgggccgggggcggggagcAGCTGGCTGCTGGCggctggcgggggcgggggcgcgcTTCGCGGCTCGGTGCTGGCCCAGCCCCGGGAGGGGCCCAGCTGACTCCGCCCCCGGCCAGGAAGTGACTCAAAAAACTGTTTGTGATGTGGGGAAGAGAGGTCCCCGTTGGGTGAGGAATCGGAAAGGCCCGCCCCGACTCGGGCCCCCCGCCCTTCTTCCCTGGGCCGGGGGCGCGGGCGAAGCTGGGGCCGGCGGGCACCGAGCGGCGCCGGCGGGACCGAGGCTGCAGCGGGCGGCGAGGCGGGTAGGCGCGCTCTCCCCCGCGCCCGGGCTGCGGGAGCCAGAGGGCGCAGTGCCGAGCGCAGGCGGGGGGCGGCAGCCGCCAGCGGCCGTGGGCGGGGCCCGGCTCGGCCCCTCGGCCCAGCGTGGGGCGCGTGGCGCGACCGAGGGGGGcagcagagggagggggaggggtgggagtggCCAGAACCTCGGAAATGGCCGACGAGGGACCCCAGAGGAGAACCCAGTTCAAGCCCTGGTGAGGATTCATCTCTAAGAGGCCGTCTTGGACCCGGAGGTTGCAGAGACCTGGAGGAGAAGGGCTCTTTCGTCACCTGTCCActccttctggcctccagacccAGCTGGATCCTCCTCCCGGTTCCTGCTGAGGGCCGTGGTCGTCATTTTCCAAAGGCCACACGGCCATCCCAGATAGACAGTCTTGTTTATCCGTGACTTCGTCTCCAGGGAGAAGGCCCCCGTGTCCAGATAATCTGACATTCCCTCCCTGTTTCAACTAAACTGAAGTTTTGGTTACCTCCTGGGTTGTTTACAGGTTTGATAACTAGGTGCGACCTGTTGATAGCTGGTTAGGCTAGGAGACCAAGATTTGGGCTGAGGGGACATCAAGGCTCTGAGCTGCTTTCCCTCTTTCCAGGGTTGGGCGGCCAAGCAGCCATGCCTACCTGGGGGGCCGGCTCCCAGTCCCCTGACCGCTTTGCGGTGTCTGCGGAGGCCGAGGACACGGTGCGGGAGCAGCTGCCCCACGTGGAGCGCATCTTCAGGGTGGGGATGAGCGTCCTTCCGAAGGACTGTCCTGAGAACCCTCACATCTGGCTGCAGCTGGAGGGCCCCAAAGAGAACGCCAGCAGAGCCAAGGTGAATGCCTCTCCTTGACCCTTCCGGGGAAGCAATGACTCCCTCCCCCgtggaggcaggagagaggaggggctggggaggatcTTCACTTCTTGCTTGTCTCACTGGCCCTGAGCTTTGAGGAACTTGCAcgttctctgtccatagttttggTTTCATTTCTGCTGTAATGACCCAGGTTCTGCCAGGGCTTGGAAATAAGTGATTCAGGTCAAATCAGTTTGTACTCTTTGGGAGAACAGAGATAATCTGGTTGGGCAAGCAGGCCCCACCAAGGAATTCACTGTGTGGTGGGAGGCCACATTGCTTCCTCTGGAGTTAGTCAGGGCTTCCAGTAAGGCACCACCACTGAATACTATCCTTGTAGTCCtagtttcagtttccttatctttaaagtATGAATAATAACAGTATCCACCTCACTGAACTTGCTGTGAATGA from Dama dama isolate Ldn47 chromosome 12, ASM3311817v1, whole genome shotgun sequence harbors:
- the CBLN3 gene encoding cerebellin-3 isoform X1, producing MLGTKRPWPPRPSLSLGLPLALTLLALRAGWAQEGTEPVLLEGECLVVCEPGRAAAGGPGGAALGEAPPGRVAFAAVRSHHHEPAGEISNGTSGAIYFDQVLVNEGGGFDRTSGSFVAPVRGVYSFRFHVVKVYNRQTVQVSLMLNTWPVVSAFANDPDVTREAATSSVLLPLDPGDRVSLRLRRGNLLGGWKYSSFSGFLIFPL
- the CBLN3 gene encoding cerebellin-3 isoform X2; this encodes MLGTKRPWPPRPSLSLGLPLALTLLALRAGWAQEGTEPVLLEGECLVVCEPGRAAAGGPGGAALGEAPPGRVAFAAVRSHHHEPAGEISNGTSGAIYFDQVLVNEGGGFDRTSGSFVAPVRGVYSFRFHVVKVYNRQTVQVSLMLNTWPVVSAFANDPDVTREAATSSVLLPLDPGDRSHLLSCVRLFVTPWTVAR